One genomic segment of Amycolatopsis sp. WQ 127309 includes these proteins:
- a CDS encoding IclR family transcriptional regulator, with the protein MTGREGSLTLDRGLALLQAVADAGGDAATISELAVSIGASRAAVYRLLVPLSERGLVWRDGTKVRLGVGLLRLAGQVLPQLRDAAGPVLRELAEKVGATAHLSVEQGAQALAVAVVEPSWTSFHVAYRVGSRHALNSGAAGKAMTLRPGGDGWVTSAGELEAGASGVAAPVRGVPGLRASVGVVSLEPLKAAEVGPQVVAAAARLTEVLRTDA; encoded by the coding sequence GTGACCGGCCGGGAGGGGTCGCTGACGCTCGACCGGGGCTTGGCGCTGCTGCAAGCGGTGGCCGACGCCGGCGGTGACGCGGCGACCATCTCCGAGCTGGCCGTGTCCATCGGGGCCAGCCGCGCGGCCGTCTACCGGCTGCTCGTGCCACTGTCCGAGCGCGGGCTGGTCTGGCGCGACGGCACCAAGGTCCGGCTCGGCGTCGGCCTGCTCCGGCTGGCCGGGCAGGTCCTGCCGCAGCTGCGGGACGCGGCCGGCCCGGTGCTGCGCGAGCTGGCCGAGAAGGTCGGCGCGACCGCGCACCTGTCGGTCGAACAGGGGGCGCAAGCGCTTGCGGTGGCCGTCGTGGAGCCGTCCTGGACGAGTTTCCACGTCGCCTACCGCGTCGGCAGCCGGCACGCGCTCAACTCGGGCGCGGCCGGCAAGGCGATGACCCTGCGCCCCGGCGGCGACGGCTGGGTGACCTCGGCCGGCGAGCTGGAAGCGGGCGCGTCCGGCGTCGCCGCGCCGGTGCGCGGGGTGCCCGGGCTGCGGGCGAGCGTCGGCGTCGTCTCCCTCGAACCCCTCAAGGCCGCCGAGGTCGGGCCGCAGGTCGTTGCGGCCGCCGCCCGGCTGACCGAGGTGCTCCGAACGGACGCGTAG
- a CDS encoding PPOX class F420-dependent oxidoreductase encodes MPRTIATNETVDRAELVEFLSTRHRAILLTAKADGGAQLSPVTCGVDAEGRLVISTYPKRAKIVNIKRNPQVSACILSDEWNDRWVQLNGTAEVLDIPDSVEPLVDYFRSISGEHPDWDEYREAMVKQGKSIIRVTIESWGPLAKGGFPAELA; translated from the coding sequence ATGCCCAGGACTATCGCCACCAACGAGACCGTCGACCGCGCCGAGCTGGTCGAGTTCCTGTCCACCCGCCACCGCGCGATCCTGCTGACCGCGAAGGCCGACGGCGGCGCGCAGCTCTCGCCCGTCACCTGCGGCGTCGACGCCGAGGGCCGGCTGGTCATCTCGACCTACCCGAAGCGCGCGAAGATCGTGAACATCAAGCGGAACCCGCAGGTGTCGGCCTGCATCCTGTCCGACGAGTGGAACGACCGGTGGGTCCAGCTCAACGGCACCGCCGAGGTGCTGGACATCCCGGACTCGGTCGAACCGCTCGTCGACTACTTCCGCAGCATTTCGGGCGAACACCCGGACTGGGACGAATACCGCGAAGCCATGGTCAAGCAGGGCAAGAGCATCATCCGCGTGACGATCGAGAGCTGGGGTCCGCTCGCGAAGGGCGGCTTCCCCGCTGAACTAGCCTGA
- a CDS encoding homogentisate 1,2-dioxygenase, translated as MPYYRRVGEIPHKRHTAFRKPDGGLYAEELMGVEGFSADSALLYHRGLPTAIVDAVAVEEDRGTLTPNHPLKPRAYKTGELKFGGDADAVTGRRRLFGNADVAIGFVTATAPSPLYRNAAGDELFYVQGGSATVETIYGSLEIGDGDYLVIPTSCTYRVLPHGEVGLFTLEARGHIGPPKRYLSAKGQFLEHSPYCERDVRGPSEPLLADGEDVEVLVRHRAGLTRYTYATHPFDVVGWDGCLYPWVFNIDDFEPITGRVHQPPPVHQTFEGPNFVVCSFCPRKVDYHQDSIPVPYNHANVDSDELMFYVRGNYEARKGSGIGVGSLSLHPSGFTHGPQPGAAEASIGAEFFDETAVMVDTFAPLELGEAADASEDPGYAWTWSRRGPKG; from the coding sequence ATGCCTTACTACCGGCGAGTAGGCGAGATCCCGCACAAGCGGCACACGGCCTTCCGCAAGCCGGACGGCGGGCTCTACGCCGAAGAGCTGATGGGCGTCGAAGGCTTCTCCGCCGACTCCGCGCTGCTCTACCACCGCGGGCTGCCGACGGCGATCGTCGACGCCGTGGCCGTCGAGGAGGACCGCGGGACGCTCACCCCGAACCACCCGCTCAAGCCGCGGGCCTACAAGACCGGCGAGCTCAAGTTCGGTGGTGACGCCGACGCGGTGACCGGCAGGCGGCGGCTGTTCGGCAACGCCGACGTCGCCATCGGGTTCGTCACGGCGACCGCGCCCAGCCCGCTGTACCGCAACGCGGCCGGCGACGAGCTGTTCTACGTCCAGGGCGGCTCCGCGACCGTCGAGACGATCTACGGCAGCCTCGAGATCGGCGACGGCGACTACCTGGTCATCCCGACGTCGTGCACCTACCGCGTCCTCCCCCACGGCGAGGTCGGCCTCTTCACGCTGGAAGCGCGCGGGCACATCGGGCCGCCGAAGCGCTACCTGTCCGCGAAGGGCCAGTTCCTGGAGCACTCGCCGTACTGCGAGCGCGACGTCCGCGGGCCCAGCGAGCCACTGCTGGCCGACGGCGAAGACGTCGAGGTGCTCGTCCGCCACCGCGCCGGGCTGACCCGCTACACGTACGCGACGCACCCCTTCGACGTCGTCGGCTGGGACGGCTGCCTGTACCCGTGGGTGTTCAACATCGACGACTTCGAGCCCATCACCGGCCGCGTGCACCAGCCGCCGCCCGTGCACCAGACGTTCGAGGGCCCGAACTTCGTGGTCTGCTCCTTCTGCCCGCGGAAGGTCGACTACCACCAGGATTCGATCCCGGTGCCGTACAACCACGCGAACGTCGACTCCGACGAGCTGATGTTCTACGTGCGCGGCAACTACGAGGCCCGCAAGGGCTCGGGGATCGGCGTCGGCTCACTGTCGCTGCACCCGTCCGGTTTCACGCACGGCCCGCAGCCGGGCGCGGCGGAGGCGTCGATCGGCGCGGAGTTCTTCGACGAGACCGCCGTCATGGTCGACACTTTCGCCCCGCTGGAACTGGGCGAAGCCGCCGACGCGTCCGAAGACCCCGGTTACGCGTGGACGTGGTCGCGCCGCGGCCCTAAGGGTTAG
- a CDS encoding DUF998 domain-containing protein, which translates to MTAPKPQTAVSPVHGRLALGGIGLAVAISIDLHLRLSGQVSPIWQTLSEYVYGKLGGSSAAPLFSAMCLALALGSVALLTGIAKARRPGTTAVCVLLGVWSAGLLVCGLVPVDPDGEARSLSGQVHNIAALTAFVALPAAAFVLTRRGRERCPWEPRRTTIRRLATASFASVGVVLGGFVVTLIVGPAHQEVTLGLFERLLFTVDVALLLSMVRPLVAASRR; encoded by the coding sequence GTGACCGCTCCGAAGCCGCAGACCGCCGTCTCGCCGGTGCACGGCAGGCTCGCGCTGGGCGGCATCGGCCTGGCCGTGGCCATCTCGATCGACCTGCACCTGCGCCTGTCCGGCCAGGTCAGCCCGATCTGGCAGACGCTGTCGGAGTACGTCTACGGCAAGCTCGGCGGCTCGTCGGCCGCGCCGCTGTTCAGCGCGATGTGCCTGGCGCTGGCCCTCGGCTCGGTCGCGCTGCTCACCGGCATCGCCAAGGCGCGCCGCCCGGGCACCACCGCCGTCTGCGTGCTGCTCGGCGTCTGGTCGGCCGGGCTGCTGGTGTGCGGGCTCGTGCCCGTCGACCCGGACGGCGAAGCGCGTTCGCTGTCCGGACAGGTGCACAACATCGCCGCGCTGACGGCGTTCGTCGCGCTGCCCGCGGCCGCGTTCGTGCTGACCCGCAGGGGCCGCGAGCGCTGCCCGTGGGAGCCGCGCCGCACCACGATCCGGCGCTTGGCCACGGCGAGCTTCGCCAGTGTCGGCGTCGTGCTCGGCGGCTTCGTCGTGACGCTGATCGTCGGCCCGGCGCACCAGGAGGTCACGCTCGGGCTGTTCGAGCGGCTCCTGTTCACCGTCGACGTCGCGCTGCTGCTGAGCATGGTCCGGCCGCTCGTGGCCGCGTCGCGGCGCTAG
- a CDS encoding CPBP family intramembrane glutamic endopeptidase, with the protein MTFTARSWLAPARPDFPDAIEDPRERKAIKIELLIVFGITLGLSGVRSLLSLVDSLLQPAPLAQQQVQLNVPQAAASLIDLLKQLLSAAQLVGWGALGLYLLWRAGVKITQVGLDRRAPGRDALLTVALAAVIGIPGLALYFISYHLGFSLAVQPSTLNDTWWRPISLTLSAFGNAFAEEVLVIGYLLTRLRQLGVRENNALFGAAVLRGSYHLYQGFGGFVGNLIMGLVFGRLWQKTNRLWPLVAAHTLFDFVSFVGYALLKGHVSWLP; encoded by the coding sequence ATGACCTTCACCGCGCGATCGTGGCTGGCCCCGGCCCGCCCGGACTTCCCGGACGCGATCGAGGACCCGCGCGAGCGCAAGGCGATCAAGATCGAGCTGCTGATCGTCTTCGGGATCACACTCGGCCTGTCCGGGGTGCGCAGCCTGCTGTCCCTTGTGGACTCCCTGCTGCAGCCCGCACCGCTGGCGCAGCAGCAGGTGCAGCTCAACGTGCCCCAGGCCGCGGCGAGCCTGATCGACCTGCTCAAACAGCTGCTCTCGGCCGCGCAGCTGGTCGGCTGGGGCGCGCTCGGGCTGTACCTGCTGTGGCGCGCGGGCGTGAAGATCACCCAGGTGGGGCTGGACCGCCGCGCCCCCGGCCGCGACGCGCTGCTGACCGTCGCGCTCGCCGCCGTCATCGGGATTCCCGGGCTGGCGCTGTACTTCATCTCCTACCACCTCGGCTTCAGCCTGGCGGTGCAACCGTCCACTTTGAACGACACGTGGTGGCGGCCGATCTCGCTGACGCTCTCGGCGTTCGGCAACGCCTTCGCCGAGGAAGTGCTGGTGATCGGGTACCTGCTGACCCGGCTGCGCCAGCTCGGCGTCCGCGAGAACAACGCGCTGTTCGGCGCGGCCGTGCTGCGCGGTTCGTACCACCTCTACCAAGGCTTCGGCGGGTTCGTCGGCAACCTGATCATGGGCCTGGTGTTCGGGCGGCTGTGGCAGAAGACCAATCGCCTGTGGCCGCTCGTCGCCGCGCACACGCTGTTCGACTTCGTGTCCTTCGTCGGGTATGCCCTGTTGAAGGGTCACGTTTCCTGGTTGCCCTGA
- a CDS encoding DUF2470 domain-containing protein: MTEAPTSIRRPPAPNPAERAKTIATRNGPASLMPTCERAGLESERVVPVLHHVHHSGSVSVLLPDEHPMVRASKETQRGELAVMVELADQAPVDLREPIRGLLWITGWLRPLSPVSARARAVAIAESRPDERLLDVGHGLTLLRLTPASLVLADAEGTHSLRPHMFSAAPPDPFHDYEAQWLRHLESDHSDVVEQLAKHLPADLRGGRIRPLGLDRFGLRLRVESDAGDHDVRLAFSKSVDSPPQLAVELRRLVGCPFLRGASG; this comes from the coding sequence GTGACCGAAGCACCGACATCCATCCGCCGCCCGCCGGCCCCGAACCCCGCCGAGCGCGCGAAGACGATCGCGACTCGCAACGGCCCGGCGTCACTGATGCCCACCTGCGAACGCGCCGGACTAGAGTCCGAGCGCGTCGTCCCGGTCCTGCACCACGTGCACCACAGCGGCAGCGTGAGCGTGCTGCTGCCCGACGAGCACCCGATGGTCCGCGCGAGCAAGGAAACCCAGCGCGGCGAGCTGGCCGTGATGGTGGAGCTCGCCGACCAGGCGCCGGTCGACCTGCGCGAGCCGATCCGCGGCCTGCTCTGGATCACCGGCTGGCTGCGGCCGCTGTCGCCGGTCTCGGCCCGCGCGCGGGCGGTGGCGATCGCCGAAAGCCGGCCGGACGAGCGGCTCCTCGACGTCGGCCACGGCCTGACGCTGCTGCGGCTCACCCCCGCGTCACTCGTGCTCGCCGACGCCGAAGGCACGCACTCGCTGAGGCCGCACATGTTCAGCGCCGCGCCGCCGGACCCGTTCCACGACTACGAGGCCCAGTGGCTGCGGCACCTGGAAAGCGACCACTCCGACGTCGTCGAGCAGCTGGCCAAGCACCTGCCGGCAGACCTGCGCGGCGGCCGGATCCGGCCGCTCGGGCTGGACCGGTTCGGGCTGCGGCTGCGCGTCGAGTCCGACGCCGGCGACCACGACGTGCGGCTGGCGTTCTCGAAGTCCGTGGACAGCCCGCCGCAGCTCGCGGTGGAGCTGCGGCGGCTCGTCGGCTGCCCGTTCCTGCGGGGCGCGTCAGGCTAG
- a CDS encoding TMEM165/GDT1 family protein gives MVALISAFGLVLAVELPDKTLVATLVLTTRFRGWPVFAGVCAAFAVQCVIAVAFGSVLTLLPDVVLSLVVATMFGLGSFMLLREGFSDADEAGEDASRTGPSPATFWRSALTSFGVLFAAEWGDASQLATASLAARIGNPIAVGVGSFAALVVVAGLAVFIGGKIRGKIRPKLIQRVAGFAFAGFAAFALLQLAF, from the coding sequence ATGGTGGCGTTGATCAGCGCGTTCGGCCTGGTCCTCGCCGTGGAGCTGCCGGACAAGACGCTGGTCGCGACCTTGGTGCTGACCACCCGTTTCCGGGGCTGGCCGGTATTCGCCGGGGTGTGCGCCGCGTTCGCCGTGCAATGCGTCATCGCGGTCGCGTTCGGCAGTGTGTTGACGCTGTTGCCGGACGTCGTGCTTTCCCTGGTCGTCGCCACGATGTTCGGTCTCGGCTCTTTCATGCTCCTTCGCGAGGGATTCAGTGACGCGGACGAAGCGGGCGAAGACGCTTCGCGCACGGGCCCCTCGCCGGCGACCTTCTGGCGCTCCGCGCTGACGTCGTTCGGCGTGCTCTTCGCCGCCGAGTGGGGTGACGCCTCGCAGCTCGCGACGGCGAGCCTCGCCGCCCGGATCGGCAACCCGATCGCGGTCGGCGTCGGCTCGTTCGCCGCGCTCGTCGTGGTGGCCGGGCTCGCGGTGTTCATCGGCGGCAAGATCCGCGGCAAGATCCGGCCGAAGCTGATCCAGCGCGTCGCCGGGTTCGCGTTCGCCGGTTTCGCGGCGTTCGCCCTGCTCCAGCTGGCCTTCTGA
- a CDS encoding DUF6188 family protein, with product MKIPEELVGCAVRRTAFDFQVRLELVDEPEDDEPRVDAELVVETSFRLRDADGRCHDLRPATGAALAPVLDLFGHTVTAVRLRSGSLALTFDNGAELSVWPDPAYESWWLTGHGIEPILVGPGESN from the coding sequence GTGAAGATTCCCGAAGAGCTCGTCGGCTGCGCGGTCCGCCGGACCGCGTTCGACTTCCAGGTGCGTCTCGAACTCGTCGACGAGCCGGAGGACGACGAGCCGCGCGTCGACGCCGAACTCGTCGTCGAGACGTCGTTCCGGCTGCGTGACGCCGACGGCCGCTGCCACGACCTCAGACCGGCGACCGGGGCCGCGCTGGCGCCCGTGCTCGACCTGTTCGGCCACACGGTGACGGCCGTCCGGCTGCGGTCCGGCAGCCTCGCGCTGACGTTCGACAACGGCGCCGAGCTGTCCGTCTGGCCGGATCCGGCGTACGAGTCGTGGTGGCTGACCGGGCACGGCATCGAGCCGATCCTGGTCGGGCCGGGGGAGTCGAACTAG
- a CDS encoding substrate-binding and VWA domain-containing protein: MINSQPARRKRKILPFIAAIVVAAGLIIGIRAWTSSSDDAADAPKCTGSDAIALHVASSPEKVGIVQEAAKAYSGRSVAGHCVDVVVQSKSSGVAMQALANGWNEATDGARPDVWTPAASGWVNLLRVNAKGDSASIVPDGDTQSIANSPLTIAMPKPMAEALGWPGKPIGWKDLAALATDPAGWAKFGHPEWGKFRLGKTNPNISTAGLNATIGAYYAATGTSSDLTAAALEKPQAKQFVTNIEQAIVHYGDNTLTFLTNLQKADDKGAALSYVSAVTVEESSLIGYNQGNPTNDPAKVGQHAPPKVPIVAIYPSDGTLNSDHPFVTLNWADPTRKQIATDFLGYLRGPETQQKFAALGFRSFEGKPGPQVTTANGAQPDAKISFLQPPSPSVLSKLLTTWTELRKKANVLLVVDVSGSMGDEVKGTGKSKIDLAKQAAIDALGQFVPRDQVGLWQFSTQLDGDRDYQELLPVQALGNSGKETLAQRLSGLTPQAGTGLYDSSLAAYEYMKAHLDPAAINAVVVLTDGRNEDSGGVDLDHLLPQLRPEGNAETVRLFTIAYGGDADQDVLKQIAESTEGSEYDSSKPDSINQVFTSVISNF; the protein is encoded by the coding sequence ATGATCAATTCCCAGCCAGCGCGAAGAAAGCGGAAAATTCTTCCCTTCATCGCCGCGATTGTCGTGGCCGCGGGGTTGATCATCGGGATCCGGGCCTGGACCAGCAGCTCGGACGACGCGGCCGACGCGCCGAAGTGCACCGGCTCGGACGCGATCGCGTTGCACGTCGCGTCGTCGCCGGAAAAGGTCGGCATCGTCCAGGAAGCCGCGAAGGCCTACTCCGGGCGGTCGGTGGCCGGGCATTGCGTCGACGTCGTCGTGCAGTCGAAATCGTCGGGCGTCGCGATGCAGGCGCTGGCCAACGGCTGGAACGAAGCCACCGACGGCGCGCGCCCCGACGTCTGGACGCCGGCCGCGAGCGGCTGGGTCAACCTCCTGCGCGTCAACGCCAAGGGCGACAGCGCGTCGATCGTGCCGGACGGCGACACACAGTCGATCGCGAACTCGCCGCTGACCATCGCGATGCCGAAGCCGATGGCCGAGGCGCTCGGCTGGCCGGGCAAGCCGATCGGCTGGAAGGACCTGGCCGCGCTGGCCACGGACCCGGCGGGCTGGGCGAAGTTCGGGCACCCGGAGTGGGGCAAGTTCCGGCTGGGCAAGACGAACCCGAACATCTCCACGGCCGGCCTGAACGCCACGATCGGCGCGTACTACGCCGCGACCGGGACGTCGTCGGACCTCACCGCCGCCGCGCTCGAGAAGCCCCAGGCGAAGCAGTTCGTCACGAACATCGAGCAGGCGATCGTGCACTACGGCGACAACACGCTGACGTTCCTGACGAACCTGCAGAAGGCCGACGACAAGGGCGCGGCGCTGTCGTACGTCTCGGCGGTGACCGTCGAGGAGAGTTCGCTGATCGGCTACAACCAGGGCAACCCGACGAACGACCCGGCGAAGGTCGGCCAGCACGCGCCGCCGAAGGTGCCGATCGTCGCGATCTACCCGTCGGACGGCACGCTCAACTCCGACCACCCGTTCGTCACGCTGAACTGGGCCGACCCGACGCGCAAGCAGATCGCCACGGACTTCCTCGGCTACCTGCGCGGGCCGGAGACGCAGCAGAAGTTCGCCGCGCTGGGGTTCCGTTCCTTCGAAGGCAAGCCGGGCCCGCAGGTGACCACGGCCAACGGCGCGCAGCCGGACGCGAAGATCAGCTTCCTGCAGCCGCCGTCGCCGTCGGTGCTCTCGAAGCTGCTGACGACGTGGACCGAGCTGCGCAAGAAGGCGAACGTGCTGCTGGTCGTGGACGTTTCGGGCTCGATGGGTGACGAGGTCAAGGGCACCGGCAAGAGCAAGATCGACCTGGCCAAGCAGGCCGCGATCGACGCGCTCGGCCAGTTCGTGCCGCGCGACCAGGTCGGGCTCTGGCAGTTCTCGACCCAGCTCGACGGCGACCGGGACTACCAGGAGCTGCTCCCGGTGCAGGCGCTCGGGAACAGCGGCAAGGAGACGCTGGCGCAGCGGCTGAGCGGGCTGACGCCGCAGGCGGGCACGGGGCTGTACGACTCGTCGCTGGCCGCCTACGAGTACATGAAGGCGCACCTCGACCCGGCCGCCATCAACGCCGTGGTCGTGCTCACCGACGGCCGCAACGAGGACTCCGGCGGTGTCGACCTCGACCACCTGCTGCCGCAGCTGCGGCCCGAGGGCAACGCGGAGACGGTCCGGCTGTTCACCATCGCCTACGGCGGCGACGCCGACCAGGACGTGCTCAAGCAGATCGCCGAGTCGACCGAGGGGTCGGAATACGATTCGTCCAAACCGGACTCGATCAACCAGGTCTTCACGTCCGTGATCTCGAACTTCTGA
- a CDS encoding DUF4231 domain-containing protein: MKAESRSQWVLDAKGVDDEPVPPSVLAEWRRYQRNSWAARRRHSVVEMSSLVVTATIPVLAAFAIDARLIAAVGSLAVLINGVRALGGYKENWTSRTRARYAIEKEIALFAAHHGTYATSGAAAVLVETVEEICAGERDGWVALRLSYGSSRAAKTT, translated from the coding sequence ATGAAGGCAGAGTCGCGAAGTCAGTGGGTCCTGGACGCGAAGGGCGTCGACGACGAGCCCGTGCCGCCGTCGGTGCTGGCCGAGTGGCGGCGCTACCAGCGGAACTCGTGGGCCGCGCGGCGCCGGCACTCCGTGGTCGAGATGTCGAGCCTGGTCGTCACCGCCACGATCCCCGTGCTGGCGGCCTTCGCCATCGACGCGCGGCTCATCGCCGCTGTCGGGTCGCTCGCGGTGCTGATCAACGGTGTCCGGGCGCTGGGCGGCTACAAGGAGAACTGGACCAGCCGGACGCGGGCGCGGTACGCGATCGAGAAGGAGATCGCGCTCTTCGCCGCCCACCACGGCACCTACGCCACCTCCGGTGCGGCCGCCGTCCTGGTGGAGACCGTCGAGGAGATCTGCGCCGGGGAGCGCGACGGCTGGGTCGCGCTCCGGCTCTCCTACGGCAGCTCCCGGGCGGCGAAGACGACCTAG
- a CDS encoding MFS transporter, whose product MRRRSLGPRFRWLWTAYAVSTLGTWLGFGAFPLLAILVLHSGPTAVSVLAAVGPAVGALVAVPLGPWIEFRPKRPVMVLMDVVRFAALMTVPVAYALGWLGFTQLLLVSVVVASADIAFTAASGAFLKALVPPEDLLVANGRFESTTWTATALGPPLGGAAFGLLGPVTTVVANAVSFLLSALGIRAIGGTEPPPARTASRLRASDLAAGWRFLLTHPGLRPLLLNTLLFNGLIMGTEPLLAVLMLGQLGFTPWQYGLAFAVPCLGGLVGSRLTPRLVARFGRHNVLWTSGVLRAFWLLGLAFLPAGPGGLAFVMAIEFGLIFFCSVYNPVLATYRLDQIPADRVARALSAWSVSTRASIAAMTALWGVLAGVTGPRVAIGVAGVLILATPFLLPRRDRTPAQPSRTVPSTG is encoded by the coding sequence ATGCGCAGGCGGTCGCTGGGGCCGCGGTTCAGATGGCTGTGGACGGCTTACGCCGTCAGCACGCTCGGCACGTGGCTCGGGTTCGGCGCTTTTCCCCTGCTGGCGATCCTCGTGCTCCACAGCGGGCCGACGGCGGTTTCGGTGCTGGCCGCCGTCGGGCCCGCGGTGGGGGCGCTCGTGGCGGTGCCGCTGGGGCCGTGGATCGAGTTCCGGCCGAAGCGGCCGGTCATGGTGCTGATGGACGTGGTCCGGTTCGCCGCCCTGATGACCGTGCCGGTGGCCTACGCGCTCGGCTGGCTCGGTTTCACGCAGCTGCTTCTCGTGTCGGTCGTCGTCGCCTCCGCCGACATCGCCTTCACCGCGGCGAGCGGCGCTTTCCTGAAGGCGCTGGTGCCGCCGGAAGACCTGCTCGTCGCGAACGGGCGGTTCGAGTCGACGACCTGGACGGCCACCGCGCTCGGCCCGCCACTCGGCGGCGCGGCGTTCGGGCTGCTCGGGCCGGTGACGACGGTGGTCGCCAACGCCGTCAGCTTTTTGCTTTCGGCGCTGGGGATCCGGGCGATCGGCGGGACGGAACCGCCGCCCGCGCGCACGGCGTCGCGGCTGCGGGCGAGCGATCTGGCCGCGGGGTGGCGCTTCCTGCTGACGCACCCGGGCTTGCGGCCGCTGCTCCTCAACACGTTGCTGTTCAACGGCCTGATCATGGGGACCGAGCCGCTGCTGGCCGTGCTCATGCTCGGACAGCTCGGGTTCACGCCGTGGCAGTACGGGCTCGCGTTCGCGGTGCCGTGCCTCGGCGGACTCGTCGGCTCGCGGCTGACCCCGCGGCTCGTCGCGCGGTTCGGCCGGCACAACGTGCTGTGGACGTCGGGAGTGCTGCGCGCGTTCTGGCTGCTCGGGCTGGCTTTCCTGCCCGCGGGGCCCGGCGGGCTCGCCTTCGTGATGGCCATCGAGTTCGGCCTGATCTTCTTCTGCAGCGTCTACAACCCGGTCCTGGCCACCTACCGGCTCGACCAGATCCCCGCCGACCGCGTCGCGCGGGCGCTGTCGGCGTGGTCGGTCAGCACCCGGGCGAGCATCGCGGCGATGACCGCGCTCTGGGGTGTGCTCGCCGGCGTCACCGGCCCGCGCGTCGCGATCGGCGTCGCCGGCGTGCTGATCCTGGCGACGCCGTTCCTGCTGCCCCGCCGCGACCGCACGCCCGCTCAGCCGAGCCGGACCGTCCCCAGCACCGGGTAG
- a CDS encoding LysR family transcriptional regulator — MDLDAVRTFVAAADAGRFQDAATDLAVTQQAVSKRIAALEKTLGVRLFTRTARGARLTGDGEAFLPHARELLLAEARAVASVRSGRRALRVDVIGRRLGTATLLRGFHRAHPDVALEVATLSDADAAVAAVRDGSIDASFRAVAVGELPDGVEATLVLDEPLQLLTGPAHPLADAAVLRLDQLAGHRIWMPGLVPGAEWTAYYAELASAFGLSIDALGPNFGTEVLLETIADAPDVATLVGAEIRLSWPPGLDLRRVPLEDPTPVYPHSLIWRADNAHPALARLRAHLRPGARAATTWRPSWAG, encoded by the coding sequence GTGGACCTCGATGCCGTGCGCACGTTCGTCGCCGCCGCGGACGCGGGCCGCTTCCAGGACGCCGCGACCGACCTCGCGGTCACCCAGCAGGCCGTCTCCAAACGCATCGCCGCGCTCGAGAAAACCCTTGGTGTGCGGCTGTTCACGCGCACCGCCCGCGGCGCGCGGCTGACCGGCGACGGCGAGGCGTTCCTGCCGCACGCCCGCGAGCTGCTGCTGGCCGAGGCGCGCGCGGTGGCTTCCGTGCGGTCCGGCCGCCGCGCGCTGCGCGTCGACGTCATCGGCCGGCGGCTGGGGACGGCGACACTGCTGCGCGGCTTCCACCGCGCGCACCCGGACGTCGCCCTCGAAGTCGCGACGTTGTCCGACGCCGACGCGGCGGTCGCGGCGGTCCGGGACGGCTCGATCGACGCGTCGTTCCGCGCGGTGGCCGTCGGGGAGCTGCCCGACGGCGTCGAGGCGACCTTGGTCCTCGACGAGCCGCTCCAGCTGCTCACCGGCCCCGCGCACCCGCTGGCGGACGCTGCTGTCCTGCGGCTCGACCAGCTGGCCGGGCACCGGATCTGGATGCCCGGCCTGGTGCCCGGCGCCGAGTGGACCGCCTACTACGCCGAGCTGGCCAGCGCGTTCGGCCTCTCGATCGACGCGCTCGGCCCGAACTTCGGCACCGAGGTCCTCCTCGAAACCATCGCCGACGCCCCCGACGTCGCCACCCTGGTCGGCGCGGAGATCCGCCTGTCGTGGCCGCCCGGCCTCGACCTGCGCCGCGTCCCGCTCGAAGACCCGACGCCGGTCTACCCGCACTCGCTGATCTGGCGGGCCGACAACGCGCACCCCGCGCTGGCCCGGCTGCGCGCGCACCTGCGCCCGGGCGCCCGAGCCGCCACGACGTGGCGGCCGAGCTGGGCCGGCTAG